From a single Scomber japonicus isolate fScoJap1 chromosome 12, fScoJap1.pri, whole genome shotgun sequence genomic region:
- the LOC128369331 gene encoding E3 ubiquitin-protein ligase MARCHF6-like, with translation MDTAEEADICRVCRSEGTQDKPLYHPCVCTGSIKFIHQECLLQWLKHSRKEYCELCKHRFAFTPIYSPDMPSRLPVQDIFAGLVTSIGTAIRYWFHYTLVAFAWLGVVPLTACRIYKCLFTGSVSSLLTLPLDMLSTQNLLADCLQGCFVVTCTLCAFISLVWLREQIVHGGAPQWLEQNQPPLVPNPPNGPAPANEGPGGNAAVNAQAAADAAAGQNPADPAPDGPAPANPHEAGNQGNEAELDDDEEDDDGDDDDEEEEDEEGREEDAADPNNGGQEDLNWNALEWDRAAEELTWERMLGLDGSLVFLEHVFWVVSLNTLFILVFAFCPYHIGHFSVVGLGFEEYVKASHFDGLITTILGYILLAGALIVCHALASLVKFQRSRRLLGVCYIVVKVSLLVVMEIGLFPLICGWWLDICSLEMFDATLKDREQSFDSAPGTTMFLHWLVGMVYVFYFASFILLLREVLRPGVLWFLRNLNDPDFNPVQEMIHLPIYRHLRRFILSVVVFGSIVLLMLWLPIRIIKVLFPNFLPYNVMLYSDAPVSELSLELLLLQVVLPALLEQGHTRQWLKRLVHAWTFTAGYMLDLHSYLLGEHEEDDNQPNNNPPGRHNNNNRIPGLGEGLHAAHQAILQQGGPVGFQPYHRPINFPLKIVLLVVFMCVTLLLASLICLTLPVCVGRWLMSFWMGSAMVHELYTAASGLYVCWLSIRAATVMLSWMPQGRMVIMIKAQEWTMMILKTVVVAVLLAGVIPLLLGLLFELVIVAPLRVPLDQTPLFYPWQDWALGVLHAKIIAAITLMGPQWWLKTVIEQVYANGIRNIDLHFIIRRLAAPVISVLLLSLSVPYTISKGVTPLLGVQPEMQTLVDRRIYPFLLMVVMLLAILSFQIRQFKRLYEHIKNDKYLVGQRLVNYERKSGRSTSTSYSTSS, from the exons ATGGACACCGCGGAGGAAG CGGACATCTGTCGGGTGTGTCGGTCGGAGGGGACCCAGGACAAGCCGCTCTATCACCCCTGCGTCTGCACTGGCAGCATCAAGTTTATTCATCAGGAATG CCTGCTGCAGTGGTTGAAACACAGCAGAAAAGAATACTGTGAATTATGCAAACACCGGTTTGCATTTACACCAA TCTACTCTCCAGACATGCCATCTCGCTTACCTGTGCAGGACATCTTTGCAGGGCTGGTCACCAGTATTGGAACAGCCATCAGATACTGGTTCCACTACACACTGGTGGCCTTTGCCTGGCTAGGCGTGGTGCCTCTAACAGCAT GTCGAATCTACAAGTGTTTATTTACCGGCTCTGTGAGCTCTCTCCTTACGCTGCCACTAGATATGCTTTCAAC ACAAAACCTGCTCGCCGACTGCCTCCAGGGCTGTTTTGTTGTCACCTGCACGCTGTGCGCCTTCATTAGTCTGGTGTGGCTCAGAGAGCAGATAGTCCACGGTGGTGCCCCTCAGTGGTTGGAACAGAATCAGCCCCCTCTGGTTCCTAACCCGCCAAACGGTCCTGCACCAGCTAATGAG GGTCCAGGTGGTAACGCCGCAGTCAACGCCCAGGCTGCTGCGGACGCTGCAGCAGGCCAGAACCCCGCAGACCCTGCCCCAGATGGGCCGGCACCCGCCAACCCACACGAAGCTGGAAACCAGGGAAATGAGGCTGAGCTCGATGACGACGAAGAGGATGACGACGGGGACgacgatgatgaagaggaggaggacgaggaaggcagggaagaagATGCTGCAGACCCCAATAACGGAGGACAAG AAGATTTGAACTGGAACGCTCTGGAGTGGGACCGTGCAGCAGAAGAGCTCACCTGGGAAAGG ATGCTGGGGCTGGATGGCTCTCTTGTTTTCTTA gAGCATGTCTTCTGGGTGGTGTCTCTCAACACACTCTTCATTCTTGTCTTTG CATTTTGCCCGTATCACATCGGCCATTTCTCAGTGGTGGGACTGGGCTTTGAGGAATAT GTCAAAGCTTCACACTTTGACGGTCTCATCACCACCATACTGGGGTACATCCTGCTGGCCGGAGCTCTCATAGTCTGCCAT GCCTTGGCTTCATTAGTGAAGTTCCAGCGCTCCAGACGGCTCCTGGGCGTCTGCTACATTGTTGTCAAG GTGTCCTTGctggttgtcatggagatagGCTTGTTCCCACTGATTTGTGGTTGGTGGCTCGACATTTGCTCGCTG GAGATGTTTGACGCGACTCTGAAAGACAGGGAGCAGAGTTTCGACTCAGCCCCCGGAACCACCATGTTCCTCCACTGGCTGGTCGGCATGGTCTACGTCTTCTACTTCGCCTCCTTCATCCTTCTGCTCAGGGAG gtgcTCCGGCCCGGTGTGCTCTGGTTCTTGAGGAACCTGAACGATCCAGACTTCAACCCAGTCCAAGAGATGATCCACCTTCCCATCTACAGACACCTGCGGAGGTTTATACTCTCTGTG GTGGTGTTTGGCTCCATAGTTCTGCTGATGCTTTGGCTTCCTATCAGGATCATCAAAGTGCTCTTCCCAAACTTCCTTCCCTACAACGTCATGCTTTACAG CGATGCTCCAGTTAGTGAGCTGTCGTTGGAGCTGCTGTTACTGCAGGTCGTGCTGCCGGCGCTGCTGGAACAGGGTCACACTCGCCAGTGGCTCAAACGTCTCGTCCACGCCTGGACATTCACCGCCGGATACATGCT TGACCTCCATTCCTACCTGCTGGGGGAACATGAAGAAGATGACAACCAACCAAACAACAACCCTCCCGGACgccataacaacaacaacaggatcCCTGGCCTGGGGGAGGGGCTTCACGCCGCCCATCAGGCCATCTTGCAGCAGGGCGGCCCTGTAGGTTTCCAGCCGTACCACCGGCCCATCAACTTCCCCCTTAAG ATAGTTCTTCTggttgttttcatgtgtgtgacACTGTTGCTGGCGAGTCTAATCTGCCTCACGTTGCCAG tgtGCGTGGGTCGCTGGCTGATGTCGTTCTGGATGGGCAGCGCCATGGTTCACGAGCTGTACACTGCAGCCAGCGGGCTGTACGTCTGCTGGCTGTCCATCCGAGCTGCCACCGTGATGCTGTCCTGGATGCCACAGGGACGCATGGTCATTATGATCAAAGCTCAGGAGTGGACAATGATG ATCCTGAAGACGGTCGTGGTTGCTGTGCTGTTAGCCGGGGTGATTCCTCTGTTGTTGGGTCTGCTGTTTGAGCTGGTCATCGTTGCTCCTCTCAGAGTCCCGCTGGACCAGACACCTCTCTTCTACCCCTGGCAG gacTGGGCCCTGGGCGTGCTTCATGCTAAAATCATTGCAGCCATCACACTGATGGGTCCTCAGTGGTGGCTCAAAACTGTCATCGAGCAG GTGTATGCTAACGGTATCCGAAACATTGACCTGCATTTCATCATTCGGAGGCTGGCTGCTCCGGTCATCAGTGTcctgctgctgtctctctccGTGCCCTACACCATCTCTAAAGGCGTAACGCCCCTGCTGG gTGTACAACCAGAGATGCAGACCCTCGTGGACAGGAGGATCTACCCTTTCCTGCTGATGGTGGTCATGCTGCTCGCTATTCTGTCCTTCCAGATCCGACAGTTCAAACGCCTCTACGAGCACATCAAAAATGACAA ATACCTGGTAGGACAGAGGCTGGTGAACTATGAACGTAAGTCAGGCAGGAGCACGTCCACCTCTTACAGCACCTCCTCGTAG